A portion of the Trichomycterus rosablanca isolate fTriRos1 chromosome 17, fTriRos1.hap1, whole genome shotgun sequence genome contains these proteins:
- the si:ch211-276k2.2 gene encoding LOW QUALITY PROTEIN: receptor-transporting protein 2-like (The sequence of the model RefSeq protein was modified relative to this genomic sequence to represent the inferred CDS: deleted 2 bases in 1 codon) has translation MEQQMWTSVFENRSVDLQDEWTLIMNDSIQPGHPGRGSYQYIRGSFARFRCSLCRRGWPSRRVQVVFHFSLDAVNGRGTVKVRRFKQNCRRCANAPMEEPSFEEENVDVMVEKLMEKIRFRCYGEDVGDSNRASHFSGRVNGPHESAHCEACRAGICTGPVRLTSICADVQVPPPQHQKKSIILSRAVGQELTGVKNLLMCTIRTLQMIQMILGFRQADAPDLVQFWF, from the exons ATGGAGCAGCAGATGTGGACGAGTGTATTTGAGAACAGATCAGTGGATCTACAGGACGAGTGGACGCTCATCATGAACGATTCCATTCAGCCCGGTCATCCAGGACGAGGGTCCTACCAGTACATCAGGGGTTCTTTTGCTCg GTTCCGATGTTCGCTGTGTCGGCGCGGGTGGCCGTCCAGGAGGGTCCAGGTGGTGTTCCATTTTTCACTGGACGCTGTAAACGGGCGTGGCACGGTGAAGGTGCGGCGCTTCAAGCAGAATTGCCGTCGGTGCGCTAACGCCCCCATGGAGGAACCGAGCTTTGAGGAGGAGAACGTGGACGTGATGGTGGAGAAGCTGATGGAGAAGATCAGGTTCAGGTGCTACGGGGAGGACGTGGGCGACTCGAACCGGGCGTCGCACTTCAGCGGCAGAGTCAACGGGCCGCACGAGAGCGCCCACTGCGAGGCCTGCAGGGCGGGAATATGC ACAGGGCCAGTGAGGCTGACCAGTATCTGTGCT GACGTGCAGGTTCCTCCTCCACAACATCAAAAGAAATCCATCATCCTCAGCCGTGCTGTCGGTCAGGAGCTCACTGGTGTGAAGAACCTTCTCATGTGCACCATCAGAACCTTGCAGATGATCCAGATGATCCTGGGTTTCAGACAGGCTGATGCTCCAGATCTGGTCCAGTTCTGGTTCTGA